The region TTTTGTGCTCAATGTAAGGCCCAAGTCGGAATCGATTTCCGGGACAAGTGGGTCGAGCTGTTGGTTGCTGTCGGCGGGCGCTTGATAACAGTGCAAGCCGGGAAGGTTGAATTGCTGAAGGGGCGATACCACCATGACGACGAAGAAAGAAGCTTGGCGTTCGCGACTTGAGGCCATTGTCCAGCGGCAGGTAGAGAAGACCGTGCAAGCTGCAGCCGAGGTTGCGTCGAAGCGGTCTAAACGAAAAGCGGTTAAAGCGGAAGTGTTAAAGGCCCATCCTGAGTTCGAGGAGCCTAATGCGACAACTTATCGTCAGGTCTTGATGACCGAAAAGAACATCGGAGCGCGAGCCAAGCCGAAGCGGCGATCCGACGGGACGCCAAATTGGTTTTTTGTCCAAGAATGGTTCATTGACGGTATCTATCGCAATAATCGGAAGTGGTTTGTGGTGGAGCCCGGGAAAGACTGGAATGCCACAAGCCAGACGTTGTGGGTTTGGGCGGAGAAGAACTGTGCGGAGCGATTGCTCGCACATTACGGTGAAGAAATTGTAAAAAAGACGGTCGCGTGGTTTTGCGACAATTGGCAGGGGATTATTGACCAAAGCCATGGGAGGCTTGGTGGTGCCCCGAATATTAAAATGTTGTGGGCGATGCGCGACAAGTATTTTGTGGAAGCTTCGGAGGGCAAGGTTTACGAGCGGGCAAAGAGCATAAAGGATGCCAAGGCTGAGCGGCGGAAAAAGAAAAAACACATGGTAGGCGAACATGATCCAGATGCAGAAGCAAAGATGCCATTGGTCGGGTGGGGTGATGTTTAGCGAAGCTCCATACCGGCGAGAGCTGACAACCGAAGATTTAGAGCGGATGAACATTCCGAAGCGGTATTGGTTTGCCAAATTTGACCAGATCACGAGCCGTGGTAGCTCCAAAAACTCAGACGATAGCCTACAGGCTATGGTGAGAAAATACATTGATCATCTTGACCAAGCGATGATTGAGGGGGCGGGTCTGATAGTCTACGGGATCAACGGCACAGGGAAAACGTGTGCGTCTGTTGTTATCGCCAAGGAGTTTAGGCGGCGAGGACACACGGTTCTTTTTGTTGAGGCCGCCGATCTGAAGCGGATGGTTGTTGATAAGGATTATTTCGACGAGGACGAGACGTACTGGGATCGTGCACGTACTGTCGATGTTTTGATTTTGGATGACTTTGGCAAGGGCATAGTCGATTCCACCGGATTTGGTGCTGCGCTTTTCGACGAGCTTATCCGAGCGCGGAGTGCGCGTAAGCTGGTCACGATTATTACTGCCAATCCTCCGGTGTCGAAATGGGTGGAAGAGCTTGACGTGAAGGAATCCACGATTCACGCTTTGAAGGAGTGCACGATACCTGTTAGGGCAATAGGGAAGAATCAGCGCGAGGCCGAAGCTGTGAAGTTAAAAGAGTTGCTGGCGAATTGAGGATCTAATGGTGACAGATAGGGGTCGGGTTCCACCGTATGACATGGATGCGGAGGATGCAGTCCTTGGCGCAATTTTGCTGAATAACTCCTGCTTGCAAGAAGCAAGATCTATTATTGATTCAGACGATTTTTACGCCAGATCCAATCGAATGATATTTGATGCAATGAAAGACCTGGCTGAGGAGGGCATCCCGATAGATGCCGTGACGCTGGGCGGTAAATTGATTGCCAGGGGGGAGCTTGACGCTGCTGGAGGTGCTATTCGGTTTTCTAAATTTGCGGACACTGTTGTTACTTCGGCGAATATTTCTTATTACGCCTCGATTGTTCATCGCACTTACGTGCTGCGTAAGGTGATTGCTTGTGCACAGGATGTGGTTGCCAACGGATACGAGGGTAAAGATCCCGGTGTTTTATCCGCAAGCATGGAGCGGTTGATTGAATCAGCGGCAGAGCTTGAGAGAAAGCATATGCCAGCAACGATGTTTAGCCTTGGTGACGAGGTGCTTGAGTGGTACAGACAAGTTGCTAATGGATACCGGGGAATAGAAATGCCGTGGCCGTCACTGGATATAATGACGGCTGGTCTATGGCCCCGGACTCTTACTATGTTTGTTGCGAGACCTGGGTCTGGTAAAAGCTTTATTGCTGTGATTTGCGCTCGTCATGCGTGGATGAAGGGTAAAAAGGTTTTGGTTATTTCACCCGAAATGGACAAGCTGTCCATGGCCGAGCGATTTTTTGTTGTGCATTCGTCTGTTAGCTATCAGCAGGTCGTCGCCGGGGAATTGCCGAGTGCGATTGAGGCAAAGTACAGTGAGACAATCAACAGCCTGAAGATGCAAGATGGACTCTACATAATGGATTCCGAGGACGACATTACTCCACGGGGGATTGACGCGGCGATACGGGCGTGCAAGCCCGATTTGGTTGCTTGCGATTCGATGTACGACCTCAAGATCAAGGGCGAGCGCAAGGATAAGTTGCTGGCTGCTTTGGAGTGGATCAAGCAGAATAGCAAGAAGCATCGGTACGCGGCGGTAGGGTTTGCTCAGCAGAACAGGGTAGCTGAGCTGTCTGAAAAGAAAGGCGGGGGTGCTCGACTGGGGACGATTGCGCTGGCCGACGAAATTGGGCAGGACGCTCAAACGGTTATTGCTCTTGAGCAAAGCAAGGATGATCGTGCCGATAAAGTCATGAAGTTTCGTCCGCTGAAAATACGACGAGGTTATACAAAGAAGACGCTGATAAAGGCGCATTGGGATTTTGATGCGATGCGGTTCGACGAGATCGAAGAAGCAGGAACAGGGGAATCCTACGACGATATACCGTTTTAGTTGACAAAGCGGCGATAGTGTTGTAAGTTTTATCAAGAGGAGCTGAGTGATGCAAGTTGAAGAGCTGGAATCGGTGGAGTTGGCGTACACACTGGGGCAACAGCACGTATCTCAAGTCAAAGACATCGATAAAATTGATAAAATCATAGTGGAGCTGAAGACCAGGGCCGATCTTCTTCTAGACGATGAGATGGGGAATGGCTGGCGTGTTCTAGATGAAGGTGGGATGCCCATGGTGTCTCAGCTTCTAAAACACTGGGTTTGGGGCAACAAGGGGCTGGCGTGGTCGTACTGGATGGGGATGGGGCAGCCCTACGGTGCAAAAATGGTTTGCCTGTCGAATCCTCGGGAAGAAAACCGAAGGATCTCGGAACAACCGATTACGTTTGACGATGTAGATGTGGTCCAAACGGGGCCACGTTTGAGATTAGTGCAAAGGTAGCGCACTCAAGTGCGCGTGCTTTACAAGACAGTGAACGAGATTCACAAGGAGAAAAACGATGGGAATCGGAAGTTATTCGCAAGGCTGGGATGGTCTCGACGACTACGATGACGGCGGGAATGGCGGGGGCGGAAACAGTGGCGGCGGGATGTCTGACAATGAGCGCCTGTACAAATACCGGTTTTCGGTGCCGGAGCCGAGTGGCGGCAAAAAGCCCAACTTGGTGCCTGGAAAGCCAGCCGTAAAACGGGTGCTGTTCCTGTCCGGGTTGCCGTTCAGGATCTTTGAGCACGGTCTTTTTCAGATACGCGATGCCTACAATGTGCTAGGGTCATTCACGGCTATTTGTCTCGGTAAGAACGGCCTGTTGACTGGAGAGTTAGAAGGCAAACAGTGTCCGATGTGTGCCAAGAACGGCGGGGGTAACTATCCATACCATATCGGATTCTTCCCGGTCATCGACATGGGGCAGGTCGAGTTTAAGAATGGCAAGATGAATTTGCACCACGAGACGTTTGAGACCTCGAGTGGAAGAGTGTACGAACGTGCTTTTCAGCGGGTTTTGCTTGGTGCTAAACGCGGATCACGGGACAAGCCCGGTATTTTGCAGTTGCTTTTCGGAAAGCAGGAGGAGCTGAAGGCGGAACACGGTATCCCCGACTTGACAGGCACCGTGTGGCACACGAGGCGTAGCGGCCAGAAGGAGGCGGCCGTCGGCGGTGATTGGGAGTATCGGGAGCGGGTACTTCCCGAGGATTTCGAGCAGCACCTCGTTGGGCACGGGGCCGATCCGACCAAATTGCAGTTGGACATTCCAGATTTCACGAATGCCAGCGGGACCGGTGTTTTCGACATCAATCCAGTGGTGTACTATCACAAGCTCTCACAGCTTGTAGGGTGGGAAAGCGGAGGCCCCAGGTCGAGCGAAAGTGGCGGTGCTGCACGCGGAAAGGCGAGAGTAGCGGGTGCGGGGTGGGGTGATGATGCGCCGCCGCCCACGGACCGTGATGCGCCGCCTATGACGGACGACGATATTCCATTCTGAGGTGAAGATGCACGTATTGGTAAGCGGACTAGTTTGGATTCCCCTCGACGAGCTTGAAATTCATCAACTTGACAATATCAAGAAGCGGCTGACTGTTTATCCGAAGAAGACGACGGACATCATGTCCAAGGCCGACCCGCCGCCTATATTCATGTTCGAGGAGACGGATACGCACATTGGTGTGCCTCGCAACTGGTATCGCAAGAACATGACAAAGCCGCACGATGAAACCTTGCAGATATCGTATGGTGCGCCGATGCAGAAGTTGTCTACTCGGTACAGGGCCGAGGGTCACTTTGCCGAGCAAGAAGACGCCATGCGTGTTTACCACGCTAAAATGGAAGGGCTAAAATGGGGTGGCTTCCTTTTGAAAGCAAGTTGCGGGTTTGGTAAGTCGCCAGTGGCATTAGAGATTGCCCGTAGGATTGGTCGTAGGACGCTCATTATGGTTCACAAAGAATTTTTTCTTGATCAGTGGAGGAAGCGTATTGAGTATTTTATGCCGGATGCTCGAATTGGGATCATTCGTCAATCCAAATGCGAATATGAAGACAAGGATTTCGTTATAGGGATGATTCAATCGCTGGCACGAGACGGCGGCGAAAAATATCCGGATGAGTTGTACACATCTTCATTTGGAACTGTAATCAGTGATGAATGTTTTATTGGGAGTACGAAGGTTGTCCTTAGTGATGGAGTAAAGAAGATAAAGGATGTCAAAATTGGGGATACTGTTTTAAACGCACTTGGTGAAGGTTTTGTAGAAAAAACAACTAAGAGGTACGCTTATATTAAGGATATGCGACTTATCCGGTTGAGTGACGGAATAGAGTATATCTGTACGGCTGATCATCCATGGATGACAGAGGATGGATGGGTAAAAGCCGAGAATCTTGACGGGCATAATACATTGACGTGTGCTGATAGCATTGGTATCATGCTAAGACATGGCACATCATACACCAAATACATGTCAGATCTGTGGAAAGCCAAATTCGGTAAGGAGGGATCGGAAATACTGCTCTCGATTATGCACGGGGATATCGAAGCGACGGGAGAGGCATCAGTGCGAAATATGCGGAGAGCCCGTGAAGAAGAACAGGAATCGTTTTTGTTCGATATCTTGTCGAGAGAAGTGGATGAGGGAGCATATCAGCGACATGTCGGAGATTCGCTCGAATGCGGTGAAAAAGTGGCATCGGGAAAATCCTCAGATTCGAGAAGCGGCGTCTCAGCGGATGAAGTCATTGAATCCGATGTTATCGGAGGCAGTGAGGGAAAAGGTATCCAGTCGACTGAGGGAGATCGGACACAAGCCGAAGATACAAGGCGGAAACGGAAGAGGGATGACTGTCCCTCAGAAAATCCTCTTGGATTCCCTTGGGGATGGATGGCAGCAGGAGTACATAGTAAGAACAGGGGCAAAGAGAACGAACGAGAAAAGGCTTCCGAGTCACTACAAAGTGGACATCGCAAACAAGGAGAAAATGATTGCGATAGAAATAGATGGGGCATCTCATGGCAGCAAAGTTGCTCACGTTCGGGATGCGAAGAAGGATTCCCTTTTGAGAGAAAAAGGGTGGTTAGTGTATCGATTCCAAAACTGTCAGATTTTGAACGACTTGGATCACGTATTGAAGGTGATAGGGTAGAGGTTTTTAATCTTAAAGTATCCGGGCATCCTTCTTATCAGATAGCGGGTGCGGCTATTGTTCATAATTGCCATCGTACAGCAGCGCCGTCGTGGAATTCAGTTATTTGTCGATTTAATGCCGCTTGGAGGATCGGTCTGACTGCAACGCCTCGAAGGAAGGACGGGGCTCAGGATGTATTTTTCAACCACATAAGCGATATATCCTTTGAGGCCACGACAGAAGCGCAGATTCCGAAGCTGCGAATACTGTACGCGAATACTCAAATGAAGCCGATTGTCAGGGGGCGTTATAGGGTGGACGTTGGTGACTTGAATAGCGCCCAGATTCTCACGCAGCTTGGCGAGGATGATTTTCGGTCGAAGGACATTGTGGACCAAGTTGTTTCGGCGGTTTGTGCTGGACGGAAAGTCATGGTGGTGAGCGAGCGAATACAGCATTTGAAGAAGATGAGCGATATGCTCGCGGAGTCACTGTTCAACTTGGATTTACCGTTCGTGCCTCGAATTGACTTCTATACAGGGGAGTGGTTTACAGGCGAGGTTTGGGATTCGACGACCAAGAGCCATCGGAAGGGCGAGCCGAAGATGGCAAAGCGGAAG is a window of Dehalococcoidales bacterium DNA encoding:
- a CDS encoding DEAD/DEAH box helicase family protein gives rise to the protein MHVLVSGLVWIPLDELEIHQLDNIKKRLTVYPKKTTDIMSKADPPPIFMFEETDTHIGVPRNWYRKNMTKPHDETLQISYGAPMQKLSTRYRAEGHFAEQEDAMRVYHAKMEGLKWGGFLLKASCGFGKSPVALEIARRIGRRTLIMVHKEFFLDQWRKRIEYFMPDARIGIIRQSKCEYEDKDFVIGMIQSLARDGGEKYPDELYTSSFGTVISDECFIGSTKVVLSDGVKKIKDVKIGDTVLNALGEGFVEKTTKRYAYIKDMRLIRLSDGIEYICTADHPWMTEDGWVKAENLDGHNTLTCADSIGIMLRHGTSYTKYMSDLWKAKFGKEGSEILLSIMHGDIEATGEASVRNMRRAREEEQESFLFDILSREVDEGAYQRHVGDSLECGEKVASGKSSDSRSGVSADEVIESDVIGGSEGKGIQSTEGDRTQAEDTRRKRKRDDCPSENPLGFPWGWMAAGVHSKNRGKENEREKASESLQSGHRKQGENDCDRNRWGISWQQSCSRSGCEEGFPFERKRVVSVSIPKLSDFERLGSRIEGDRVEVFNLKVSGHPSYQIAGAAIVHNCHRTAAPSWNSVICRFNAAWRIGLTATPRRKDGAQDVFFNHISDISFEATTEAQIPKLRILYANTQMKPIVRGRYRVDVGDLNSAQILTQLGEDDFRSKDIVDQVVSAVCAGRKVMVVSERIQHLKKMSDMLAESLFNLDLPFVPRIDFYTGEWFTGEVWDSTTKSHRKGEPKMAKRKREDLERAESANVLFCTKQIIEEGFDLEALDVLVLATPVSDVEQTVGRVRRWCVAEPTKCQRLCPWRAGICKEKPHPIVLDVVDEEVRQLVPKWYNRQRFYRRIGIAEK
- a CDS encoding DnaB-like helicase N-terminal domain-containing protein, with the translated sequence MVTDRGRVPPYDMDAEDAVLGAILLNNSCLQEARSIIDSDDFYARSNRMIFDAMKDLAEEGIPIDAVTLGGKLIARGELDAAGGAIRFSKFADTVVTSANISYYASIVHRTYVLRKVIACAQDVVANGYEGKDPGVLSASMERLIESAAELERKHMPATMFSLGDEVLEWYRQVANGYRGIEMPWPSLDIMTAGLWPRTLTMFVARPGSGKSFIAVICARHAWMKGKKVLVISPEMDKLSMAERFFVVHSSVSYQQVVAGELPSAIEAKYSETINSLKMQDGLYIMDSEDDITPRGIDAAIRACKPDLVACDSMYDLKIKGERKDKLLAALEWIKQNSKKHRYAAVGFAQQNRVAELSEKKGGGARLGTIALADEIGQDAQTVIALEQSKDDRADKVMKFRPLKIRRGYTKKTLIKAHWDFDAMRFDEIEEAGTGESYDDIPF
- a CDS encoding ATP-binding protein yields the protein MFSEAPYRRELTTEDLERMNIPKRYWFAKFDQITSRGSSKNSDDSLQAMVRKYIDHLDQAMIEGAGLIVYGINGTGKTCASVVIAKEFRRRGHTVLFVEAADLKRMVVDKDYFDEDETYWDRARTVDVLILDDFGKGIVDSTGFGAALFDELIRARSARKLVTIITANPPVSKWVEELDVKESTIHALKECTIPVRAIGKNQREAEAVKLKELLAN